One Phaseolus vulgaris cultivar G19833 chromosome 4, P. vulgaris v2.0, whole genome shotgun sequence DNA window includes the following coding sequences:
- the LOC137838299 gene encoding uncharacterized protein: MPFYLGAFLAVALEWRAQARNAVLQTQTLQALETKVTALEEEKKTLGRQNETYQTSLKQAQESKAEAERQLAEALELQADFYTREVALQVQLTDLQELVEANAEVQKDLKDRCCEQADEMERMEGEMATQAKAMGLLQADYNKLQVEVSRLHVEKEALEKQVASGDASVEELEKDKKALIQEMAGTFEEGFQEALAQAVCTNPGIDISSCDSTHHIVDGKVVPLEIDD; the protein is encoded by the coding sequence atgcctttctacttgggggccttcttggcggtggcccttgaatggcgcgcccaggccaggaaTGCTGTCCTGCaaactcaaactctccaggccctGGAAACCAAGGTAACTGCTttggaggaggagaagaaaaccctgggacgccaaaacgaaacttaccaaaccTCCCTGAAGCAGGcacaagagtccaaagcagaagctGAGAGACAATTGGCAGAGGCactggagctccaggctgacttttatactcgggaagtcgccctccaagttcagTTAACGGACCTTCAAGAATTGGTCGAAGCTAACgcagaagttcaaaaggacttgaaggaccgttgctgtgagcaggctgacgagatggagcggatggagggggaaatggccacccaggccaaggccatgggccttctccaggctgactacaacaaactacaggtcgaggtcagtcggcttCACGTGGAGAAGGaagctttggagaagcaggtagcctcTGGGGACGCCTCCgttgaggagctagagaaggacaaaaaggccctcatccaggagatggcgggtactttcgaggagggattccaaGAAGCTTTGGCTCAAGCAGTCTGCACGAATCCGGGGATTGACATTTCCAGCTGtgattccactcaccacattgttgatggaaaggtcgtgcccttAGAGATAGACGATTGA